CCGTTAAGGTCCCTGCCCCGTCGAGGCCCCGGGCGGTCGCGTTGCTCGGCACTCTTACCGCAATCATCGGCATCCTCGCCACGGTCGCTCTATCGTGCGCGGCGGTGCTCCTCCGATCGCTGACGCCGGCGGCCGGCGCGGTCGCGGCCGTCTTCGGCTCCTTCATCGTCGTCGTCGGCGGGTTTGCCTTCCTCGCGCTCCTGATCCTCTTCGTCCTCGCCGGATCCCTCGCGACTCGGTACCATATCGCAGAGAAGACCCGGGACCACCTCCAGGAAGGGCAGCATGGCGAGCGAGGGATCTCCAACGTCCTCGCGCACATCGTCATCCCCACGATCCTGGTGGGGATCTACGGACTGTCGCCGAGCGCGCTTCCCGCCTCGGCCCTCGCGTTCCTGTACACCGCGGCGCTCGCCTTCGGTGCCGCCGACACCTTCGCGAGCGAGTTCGGAGTGCTGGCCGGCCACGCCCGAAGCATCCTCTCGCTGCGCCCGGTGACTCCTGGTACGAACGGAGGCGTCTCGGCACGCGGCGAGGCCTGGGCGCTCGTGGGCGCCGCCACCACCGCCGCGATCGGGTTCCTCCTCTTCTCCCTCTTTTCCGCTCCCACGCCGCCGGTGGCGCTGTTCGTGATCGGTACCGCGCTCGCCGGGTTCGTCGGCTGCCAGATTGATTCCGTCCTCGGCGAGACCCTCGAGAACCGGGGCTACCTCACGAAGGGGTCGACGAACCTACTCGGGATGGTCTCGAGCGTGCTGATCGGCGGCGGCATCCTGGTCGCCGCGGGAGGGCACCTCTGACGCGTGCTCGGCGGCCTCTTCGCGGAAGCGTCGTCCTGCTCTCGGGGGGCATGGACTCTGCGACGTGCCTCGCGCTGGCGTCCCGGGAATCCCCTCCGGTGCACGCCCTCACGGTCGTCTACGGTCAGCGCCACATGCGCGAGATCCGCTGCGCTCGGGCTCTCGCCCGGCACTACGGGATCGAAAAGCACTCCGTGCTCGACATCCCGATCGGGCCGCTCCTCGACTCCTCCTTGACCGATCGCCGCCGGCCGCTCCCCCGGGCCGGGAAGAGAGGCCGAAGTGCCATCCCCTCGACGTACGTCCCCGCTCGGAACACGTTGCTGCTCGCGGCGGCGCTCGGTTATGCGGAGAGCCACCGGCTCGCGCGGATCTACCTCGGGGTGAACGCGATCGACTACTCGGGCTACCCGGACTGCCGGCCGGAGTACCTTCGCGCGTTCGAGCGTCTCGCCCGGCTCGCCACCCGGGTGGGCGTGGAGGAGCACCGGTCGATCCACATCCGTGCGCCGCTGCTCCGAAAGTCCAAGGCCGACATCGTTCGCTGGGGGGAACGGCTCGGAGTCCCGTGGCGACTCACATGGAGCTGCTACGCCGGCGGGGCGGAACCCTGCGGGGTCTGCGACTCCTGCCGACTGCGCGCCCTTGGGTTCCGGGAGGCTGGGGTGCGCGACCCGACCGTCCCTACGGGTCGAGCGGCGTGACCTCGGATCCGCAGAACGCGCAACGCTTCGCTCTGCGGTTGATCGTGGAGTAGCACTCGGGGCACTCCCGGGTCGTGGGCTTCGCCGCGGGGGTCCGGGCGGTCCGCCTACGCTCCACCCGCAACATCGGATAGACGATGATCACGAAGACCACGCCGAGCACGATCAGGAAGTTGATCAGGTCCTGGAAGAGAACCCCGAACGTGAAGGTGCTCCCGCCGACCGTGACGTTCCCGACGTTGTTGAGATTCCCGTGGAAGACGAGTCCCACGGCGGGGCTGATCACGCTGCCGGTGACCCCGCCCACCACGGTCGTGACCGCGATGCCGACGACGATCCCCACGGCCATGTTGGCGAACGAGGGGTTGCTGGCGAATTTCTTGAAGTCGGCCCACACCCCCATCGGATTCTTCGGAAGGGCCGTCCCCTCCGCCGGACCCGAGGGCCGGATTATAGACCCTTGGTTGTGACGTCGGGCGCGATCACATCGAGTCGAGCCGTGCGATGCCGAGGAGCTCGAGCGCGTTCCCGAGCGTCTGCCGGGTGGCGGCGACCAGCGCGAGCCGGCTCGGGCGATCCTCTCCCGACGTGAGCACGGGCACGGCGTGGTAGAACCGGTTGAACTGATCGGCGAGCTCGTGGGCGTATCCCGCGATGGAGTGGACGTGACCGGTGCGCGCGACGTCGCGGACGACCCGCGGGAAGCGGGCCAAGATCCGGATGAGCGCCTGCTCCTCGACCCCGAGGAGCCGCTCGACCGAGTAGGTGCTCCCGGGGTGCTGCTCCTCCGAGCGTTCGAGGATGCTCGTCGCCCGCGCGAACGCGTACTGGATGAACGGGCCGGACCGGCCCTCGAAGGACAGCGCGTCCTCCCACTGGAAGATGACGGGTTTCTCCGGGGCGACCCGGACGATGTGGTAGCGAATGGCACCCGTGGCGACCGCTTCCGCGATCCGTTCGAGGTCGGCCCTTCCGAGGTCGGGTCGGCGGGCGATGACCTCGGCGCGAGCCCGCTGAACGGC
The nucleotide sequence above comes from Thermoplasmata archaeon. Encoded proteins:
- a CDS encoding DUF92 domain-containing protein, which translates into the protein MLGTLTAIIGILATVALSCAAVLLRSLTPAAGAVAAVFGSFIVVVGGFAFLALLILFVLAGSLATRYHIAEKTRDHLQEGQHGERGISNVLAHIVIPTILVGIYGLSPSALPASALAFLYTAALAFGAADTFASEFGVLAGHARSILSLRPVTPGTNGGVSARGEAWALVGAATTAAIGFLLFSLFSAPTPPVALFVIGTALAGFVGCQIDSVLGETLENRGYLTKGSTNLLGMVSSVLIGGGILVAAGGHL
- the queC gene encoding 7-cyano-7-deazaguanine synthase QueC, coding for MTRARRPLRGSVVLLSGGMDSATCLALASRESPPVHALTVVYGQRHMREIRCARALARHYGIEKHSVLDIPIGPLLDSSLTDRRRPLPRAGKRGRSAIPSTYVPARNTLLLAAALGYAESHRLARIYLGVNAIDYSGYPDCRPEYLRAFERLARLATRVGVEEHRSIHIRAPLLRKSKADIVRWGERLGVPWRLTWSCYAGGAEPCGVCDSCRLRALGFREAGVRDPTVPTGRAA
- a CDS encoding MscL family protein — encoded protein: MGVWADFKKFASNPSFANMAVGIVVGIAVTTVVGGVTGSVISPAVGLVFHGNLNNVGNVTVGGSTFTFGVLFQDLINFLIVLGVVFVIIVYPMLRVERRRTARTPAAKPTTRECPECYSTINRRAKRCAFCGSEVTPLDP